The Haemorhous mexicanus isolate bHaeMex1 chromosome 35, bHaeMex1.pri, whole genome shotgun sequence genome contains the following window.
GTTTAACCCCGCGCGGTCCCGCACCGCCCCGGCCCCTCACCGTTCCCATCCGCCCCCGCCTGTGGCGcagctcttcctcttcctcctcctcttcctcctcctcttcctccagcgACGCCGCGAGGGGCAGAGGGGGCGGGGCCCCGCGCCGGAAGCGGAAACGCCGGGCGGGAAAAGTAGGGGGCGGGGGCTACAGGTCACGTGAAGCCAAGTGGACCAATGGGAAAAGGCAGAACCAGGGAGGGGCGGGGCGAGACGCGACCGGTGGAGCGGAGGAGGCACGTGATCGCAAGGCACGTGACGCCAGGAGGGAGGGAACATGTTAATGAAGCAGCGTGTGGGCGTGGCTATGCTAATGAGACTGGAGCATTTCCCTGGGATCCGTTTGGGCCCTTTCCCCTGCCCAGGATCCCCTGGACACCCCCAAAGGACCCCCCTAAAACCGCCAGGGACCCCTCCTAGATCCCCACGGATGCTGTTCCTAtttcccctcaggaccccccaaaaaacctcccaaacaccGCCAGGGACCTCTCCCAGAGCCCCACGGGTGCtgctcccatttccccccaggaccccccaaaaaacctcccaaacaccgccagggacccctcccagAGCCCCACGGGTGCtgctcccatttccccccaggacccccccccaaaaaacctcccaaacaccgccagggacccctcccagACCCCCACGTGTGCTGCTCCCATTTGCAGCCCCCCCAACCCCTAAGGACCCCCAAACCTTCTCAGGAaccccccagctgctcccaaggCCAGAGAAAGGATCCCCACAGCCTCTACAAGGTCTGGGGTGTTACCAGAACCTGGGGGCTCCTGAAATTCCTCCTAAAGGGACCCCCAGGATCCCAAAgacccccaggagcccccctATATCCCACAAATCCCACCAACAGCCGAGGGACACCCCCAGACTCCTTTTGCACACCCAGTTTATTTGGGGATGAGGGAATACCCAGGAACCAGGGGTGGGGAGAtgtggggaagggtctgggggggttttggggctccaGGGGCGGTCAGTGGTCCGAGCCAGGCCCGTGGTCAGCGGTCTGAGCGCAGGTCCGTGGTCAGCGGGTCGTGCTGGATGGTCTGGTGCAGCATCAGCGCCAGCAGCCCCGCCCGGTTCGTCATGGCCGCCCGCACATTGCGCTCCTGCTCGAACAGCTCGTCCAGCTTGTACcactgcggggacagggacagcgtggggacaggcacagggacagtatggggacagggacagcgtggggacagcgACACAGTGGTGCTCGAACAGCTCGTCCAGCTTGTACcactgcggggacagggacagtgtggggacacggtggggacaggcacagggacaaggacagcgtggggacagcatggggacagtgtggggacagggacacagtcCTGCTCAAACAGCTCATCCAGCTTGTACcactgcggggacagggacagcgtggggacacggtggggacaggcacagggacagtatggggacagggacagtgtggggacagtgtggggacagtgacacagtcCTGCTCAAACAGCTCGTCCAGCTTGTACcactgcggggacagggacagcgtggggacacggtggggacaggcacagggacagtatggggacagggacagggacagcgtggggagagaatggggacagtgacacagccaTGCTCAAACAGCTTGTCCAGCTTGTAccactgtggggacagggacagcgtggggacacggtggggacagccacagggacagtatggggacagggacagcgtgGGAACAGcgtggggacagtgacacagtcGTGCTCGAACAGCTCGTCCAGCTTGTACcactgcggggacagggacagcgtggggacaggcacagggacagtatggggacagggacagcgtggggacagcgtggggacagtgtggggacagccacagggacagcgtggggacagcatggggacagtgtggggacagggacacagtcCTGCTCAAACAGCTTGTCCAGCTTGTACcactgcggggacagggacagcgtggggacatggtggggacaggcacagggacagtatggggacagggacagcgtggggacagtgtggggacactGACACAGTCCTGCTCAAACAGCTCGTCCAGCTTGTACcactgcggggacagggacagcgtggggacacggtggggacaggcacagggacagtatggggacagagacagtgtggggacagcatggggacagtgtggggacagtgacacagtcGTACTCAAACAGCTTGTCCAGCTTGTAccactgtggggacagggacagcgtggggacacggtggggacaggcacagggacaaggacagcgtggggacagcatggggacagtgtagggacagggacacagtcCTGCTCAAACAGCTCGTCCAGCTTGTACCActgtggggacaaggacagcttgggaacagggacagtatgtggacagggacagtgtggggacagcatggggacagcgtggggacagggacactgtcCTGCCTGAACAGCTCGTCCAGCTTGTACcactgcggggacagggacagcttggggacaggaacagggacagtgacacacagctcagccagctTGTAccactgtggggacagggacagagtggAAATAGCATAGGGACaatgtggggacagggacagggacaatgTCCTGCTTGAACAGCTCATCCTGTTTGTATCactgcaggaggggacagcatggggacacaggataatgtggggacacaggacagtgTAGGGACAGTGCAGAgacacagcacagcacgggAACAAAGAGACATGGGACAGTGTGGAGATACCAGAACAtgggacaccgtggggacatgGAGCAAtgtggggacactttggggacagcgGGCGGTGGCACCCACCACGCGGACGCGCTCCAGGTCCACCTCGGCGCGGCgcagcttctcccagcagtAGTGACGGTGGCACTTGCGCTTGGGGACGCGGCAGAAGTCCCCGGTCAGCTCGAAGACGTCACGCACCAGCGGGCACCCGCACACCTCATCCGCGGGCACCTGGGCGGGCACGGGGTCagcgccgggctggggacacccagagcccCTCTGCCACCTCCCCGGCCACCCTGGGGTCCTGGCAGTGTCCTGGGCACtgcccctgtcctgtcccctcctgtccacCTCGGTgtcctgggcactgctcctcTCCTGTCCCCCCTCTGCCCACCCTGGGGTCCCAGAAGTGCTCTGGGCACAGATGCCCTaaattccagcccaaaatctCATTCTGTGCCCACCCTGGGGTCCCAGgactgccctgggcactgcccccaCCCCACAAAGTcttccctgtgcccaccctggggTCCCAGGACTGTCCTGGGCACTGCCCCCACCCCACAAAGCCCCCTTGTGCCCACCTTGGGGTCCCGGGAGTGCTCGGggcacagcacctgcagcctcTTGCAGTAGGTTTTGCTCTGGGGGTTGTAAACGTCACAGAACAGCCTGGTGGCCCTGAGGGGACATGAGAGGTGTCCTGgggtggagggacaggaggctGAGGGACCCCCCCCAGACAGCCACAACCCCCTCCCCCTCAAACTCCCCCCGGGTGCTCCCCCCTCAGAGTGACACCCccaccccagggtgctccccctcccttcccaggaggatttaggggtctggggtctctcCCCCCGACCCCAGAAAGCCCCCCCAGGGTGTCCTTCCCCCcacccagagccccctccccactcaccCCTCGATACGGGTGGGGTACATGGACCCGAAGGACGTTTGGCTCTCGTACTGCAATGGGGTGGGGGGCGGGGTCAaaggggggacagggatgggacccCTAAGCCCCCTTGGGGGCCCTAAGGACCCCAAACCCCTATAGAGCCCCACCCAAGCCCTCCCACAGGGTCCTCATGGCCCCCCAGCCCTTATAAAGCCCCTCCCCACGAGACCCCACAGACTTCCCAGCCCCTACTGAGCTCCCACCATGTCCCTACAGCCCCCCCCCAAACCTTACAGAGACCCCTAAAGTTCCTTCAGAGGGTCCCCACACCCCCCCCTGAGCCGAGGAAAGGGATCCCCGTGGCCACTGCAGGATCTGGGGagggtgcccagccctgggggctcccaAAGTTCCCCTAAAAGGATCCCCCAGAAGATCCCACAGGAGCCCGCAGAGTCTCATGGATGATCCCACAGATCCCGTGGATGATTCCACAGATGACCCCAGAGACCCCAGGAACCCACAGGGGCCCAGaggtgcccccagacccccccagaccccgggATCACCTTGGCGTAGCAGCGCTCCATGTGCCGCAGGGCCACCTTGGGGTTGATGGGGTGGCCACAGGACACGCAGAAAATCTGCAGGTCCGTGTCCTCGCTGTCcccctctgtgctctggggggacagcagggtcaggggGTCCAAGGGGGGACCCAGGCATTGGGGGGACACAAGGTTAGGgggctccagggacacccaggtgctgcagggaggggtttggggggaaccTGGTGTTCATGGGGGACCCAGGACAGGGCTCAGGAGGTACTCAGAGATTTGGGGGAtgcccaggagctcaggggggACCCAAAATGGGGGGAATTAAAGGGTTTGGGGGCACCCAGGATGGACCCAGGCATTTTGGAGGGGTatccagggaagggcagaaagGGGGGACTTGATGAGTTTGGGGGCACCCAGGAGTCCACAAAGGATCAGTAGAGATCTCAAGAAGGACCCAGAACAGGGAGAATTaaagggtttttggggtccccagctCTCCAAGAGCCACGTGGGGGtaccagaggagcagaggggtcTCAAGAAGAACCCAAAACAGGAAGAATtaaagggtttggggaggacCCAGGCGTTCATGAAGAACCAAAGGGGATCTAAAGAGGGACCCCAAACAGGGAGAATGAAAgcgtttttggggtccccagcccTCCGTGAGCCCCGGGGGGTGCCCACCTCCTCGTCCTCGCGGGGCGGGTGCCCCTTGGCGCGGGCGATGAGCCCCTCGAGCTCGTGGAAGCGCCGCTCCATCTCCTGCAGCCGCAGCCGCGCCTGGTGCTGCTCGCGCCGGATGCGCTCCAGCAGCCGCTTGCCGTGCTCCTCCGCCACGcacgggctctgctgccactgctggatCCGCTGCGGCAGGATCTCGTAGATCCggctgggattgggggggagGAAAGGGTTAATGGGGGCTCCAGGATCCCTGGGATCCGTTGCTGGATCTGCGGTGGCAGGATCTTGTAGATCAGGCAGGGATCGAGGGGAGGAAAGGGTTAACGGGGCCTGCAGGATCCCTGGGTCCCACTGTGGCAGGATCTCGTAGATCCggctgggactggggggagGAAAGAGTTAATGGGGCCTGCAGGATCCATGGGATCCACTGAGGCAGCATCTCGTAGATCTGGCTGGGAGTTGTGGGGGGAAAGGGTTAATGGGGGCTCCAGGATCCCTGGGATCCACTGCTGGATCCGCTGCGGCAGGATCTTGTAGATCTGGCAGGGATCGAGGGGAGGAAAGGGTTAATGGGGCCTGCAGGATCCCTGGGATCCACTGAGGCAGCATCTCGTagatccagctgggatttgtggGGGAGAAAGAGTTAATGGGGCCTGCAGGATCCCTGGGATCCACTGTGGCAGGATCTCGTAGATCCGGCTGGAATTTGTGGGGGGGAAAGAGTTAATGGGGGCTCCAGGATCCCTGGGATCCACTGTGGCAGGATCTCATAGATCCGGCTGGGATTTGTGGGGGGGAAAGAGTTAATGGGGCCTGCAGGATCCCTGGGATCCACTGTGGCAGGATCTCGTagatccagctgggatttgtggGGGGGAAAGGGTTAATGGGGCCTGCAGGATCCCTGGGATCCACTGTGGCAGGATCTCGTAGATCCGGCTGGGATTTGTGGGGGGGAAAGGGTTAATGGGGCCTGCAGGATCCCTGGGATCCACTGTGGCAGGATCTCGTAGATCCGGCTGGGATTTGTGGGGGGGAAAGGGTTAATGGGGGCTCCAGGATCCCTGGGATCCACTGAggctggtttatactggtctgtaccATTCTGTACTGGTTAACACTGGTTTATACCAGTCTATACTGGTTGGCACTGTtctatactggtttatactggcCTATACTGGTTGGTACTGTTCTGGCTTACACTGGCCTGCACGGGTCattactggtttatactggtctgtgCCATTCTGTGCTGGTTTATGCTGGTCCATGCTGATCTCTACTGTGCTGTACTGGTCTATATTGttctgtactggtttatactggtctatGTCATTACTAACCTGTACTGTcttatactggtccataccacCTGTACCAttctgtactggtttatactggtcaATACAGGTCATTACTACTCTGTACTGGCTTACGCTACAGCCTATACCGGTCTGTACTGGTTTACACCAGTCCATACCGGTCTGTCCTGTCCCgcactggtttatactggtccgtactggtgGGTACTCACTTGGCAGCCAGTTTGATGCCGCAGGCCTCGCTGCAGTACTTGGAGGGCGGGCGTGCTGGGCGGGTGCAGCCGGGGCCCAGGCACTGGCCCAGCCCCGCGGGGTCGCGGGCGTCGGCGCGCTCGGGGTGCCCGCGGCGCTCGCGGTGCCGCGCCCGCTGCCGGTGCCGCTTGTAGCGCTCCTCCTTCTGCACCAGTTAGCACCAGTTAGCACCAGTAACCTCCCAGTAACCTCCTAGGCACCATCTAGTAACTTCCCAGTAATCACCCAGTCACCACCCAGTCACCATCACTCatagcccagcactgccagtgctgtgcccgCTGCCGGTGCCGCTTGTAGCGCTCCTCCTTCTGCACCAGTCAGCACCAGTCAGCACCAGTAACCTCCCAGTAACCTCCTAGTCACCATCTAGTAACCTCCCAGTAATCACCCAGTCACCACCACTCatagcccagcactgccagtgctgtgcccgCTGCCAGTGCCGCTTGTAGCGCTCCTCCTTCTGCACCAGTCAACACCAGTTAGCACCAGTAACCTCCCAGTAACCTCCTAGTCATCATCTAGTAACCTCCCAGTAATCACCCAGTCACCACCACTCatagcccagcactgccagcgCTGTGCCCGCTGCCGGTGCCGCTTGTAGCGCTCCTCCTTCTGCACCAGTTAGCACCAGTCAGCACCAGTAACCTCCCAGTAACCTCCTAGTCACCATCTAGTAACTTCCCAGTAATCACCCAGTCACCACCACTCatagcccagcactgccagtgctgtgcccgCTGCCAGTGCCGCTTGTAGCGCTCCTCCTTCTGCATCAGTCAACACCAGCTGGCACCAGTAACCACCCAGTAACCTCCCAGtacctcccagcagctcccagtgctcatTCCGCCATTCCTCCTTCCACACCAGTGAGCACCAGTAACCACCCATCACCACCCAGTAACCACCGCTCGTAACCCAGCAAccacccagagccctcccagcaACCCACGGAacctcccagtaacccccagtAGCTCCCAGTAGCCCTCCCAGTAGCTCCCAGTAGCCCTCACCTTCTTGTCCGACTTCTTCTCGCGGCGTTTGACGTGTTTGACCTTCACGGCGCGTTTGCGCAGGACGGGGTCCAGGAACGGCGCGTCCTCGGCGTCactgagccagggctggcaggaccagggacacatggggacaCGTGGGGGACACGTGGGGTGAGGCTCCCAATGCGCCTCAGAGCGTGGGCCGTGAAGAGACACGAGGGGACAATGTGGCCTGAAAGTGGCCCAGTGTGGGGACATGCCAGGACACGCTGGGGACACGCAGGGACACGCCTGACACGCCTCAGAGTGCCATGGGGACACGTCCTGCTGTGCCAAGACATGTTgaggacatttggggacacggTGCAGGGCATGGCCTGGTGTGGGGACATGCCAGGACAcgctggggacatttggggacacgcCCTGACAGGGACCGAGGACATGTCCTGATACACCTGAAGCTCACCTTGACACACAAAACCACCTCTGACCAGCCTAAAACCAGGCCTAAACAGTCTAAACCACGCCTGAACACACTAAACCAGGCCCTGAGGGGCAACAACCTCCTTCAAATCTGCTCCTGTGGCATTTGGGGGGGTATTTGGGGTgcctggtgggtttggggatgcCCAGGGGGAAACAGTGAAGGGTCCCCAGGGCAATatttgggg
Protein-coding sequences here:
- the CXXC1 gene encoding CXXC-type zinc finger protein 1 isoform X5, with protein sequence MDSEFSDAEAAPGGEENAPVYCVCRKPDINCFMIGCDNCNEWFHGDCINITERMAKAIREWYCRQCREKDPSLEIRYRHKKWREKEHEGAKGQELEQGRAAKIKRSARMCGECEACRRPEDCGQCDFCRDMKKFGGPNKIRQKCRLRQCQLRARESYKYFPTSLARGREGDLELLKAQLGGPGPPESLSDEELPLDPRLYQELCAGAFDEHGLPWLSDAEDAPFLDPVLRKRAVKVKHVKRREKKSDKKKEERYKRHRQRARHRERRGHPERADARDPAGLGQCLGPGCTRPARPPSKYCSEACGIKLAANRIYEILPQRIQQWQQSPCVAEEHGKRLLERIRREQHQARLRLQEMERRFHELEGLIARAKGHPPREDEESTEGDSEDTDLQIFCVSCGHPINPKVALRHMERCYAKYESQTSFGSMYPTRIEGATRLFCDVYNPQSKTYCKRLQVLCPEHSRDPKVPADEVCGCPLVRDVFELTGDFCRVPKRKCHRHYCWEKLRRAEVDLERVRVWYKLDELFEQERNVRAAMTNRAGLLALMLHQTIQHDPLTTDLRSDR
- the CXXC1 gene encoding CXXC-type zinc finger protein 1 isoform X3; this translates as MDSEFSDAEAAPGGEENAPVYCVCRKPDINCFMIGCDNCNEWFHGDCINITERMAKAIREWYCRQCREKDPSLEIRYRHKKWREKEHEGAKGQELEQGRAAKIKRSARMCGECEACRRPEDCGQCDFCRDMKKFGGPNKIRQKCRLRQCQLRARESYKYFPTSELCAGAFDEHGLPWLSDAEDAPFLDPVLRKRAVKVKHVKRREKKSDKKKEERYKRHRQRARHRERRGHPERADARDPAGLGQCLGPGCTRPARPPSKYCSEACGIKLAANRIYEILPQRIQQWQQSPCVAEEHGKRLLERIRREQHQARLRLQEMERRFHELEGLIARAKGHPPREDEESTEGDSEDTDLQIFCVSCGHPINPKVALRHMERCYAKYESQTSFGSMYPTRIEGATRLFCDVYNPQSKTYCKRLQVLCPEHSRDPKVPADEVCGCPLVRDVFELTGDFCRVPKRKCHRHYCWEKLRRAEVDLERVRVWYKLDELFEHDCVTVPTLFPRCPCPHTVPVAVPTVSPRCPCPHSGTSWTSCLSMAVSLSPFSPHAVPVPVPILSLCLSPPCPHAVPVPAVVQAGRAV
- the CXXC1 gene encoding CXXC-type zinc finger protein 1 isoform X1, which codes for MDSEFSDAEAAPGGEENAPVYCVCRKPDINCFMIGCDNCNEWFHGDCINITERMAKAIREWYCRQCREKDPSLEIRYRHKKWREKEHEGAKGQELEQGRAAKIKRSARMCGECEACRRPEDCGQCDFCRDMKKFGGPNKIRQKCRLRQCQLRARESYKYFPTSLARGREGDLELLKAQLGGPGPPESLSDEELPLDPRLYQELCAGAFDEHGLPWLSDAEDAPFLDPVLRKRAVKVKHVKRREKKSDKKKEERYKRHRQRARHRERRGHPERADARDPAGLGQCLGPGCTRPARPPSKYCSEACGIKLAANRIYEILPQRIQQWQQSPCVAEEHGKRLLERIRREQHQARLRLQEMERRFHELEGLIARAKGHPPREDEESTEGDSEDTDLQIFCVSCGHPINPKVALRHMERCYAKYESQTSFGSMYPTRIEGATRLFCDVYNPQSKTYCKRLQVLCPEHSRDPKVPADEVCGCPLVRDVFELTGDFCRVPKRKCHRHYCWEKLRRAEVDLERVRVWYKLDELFEHDCVTVPTLFPRCPCPHTVPVAVPTVSPRCPCPHSGTSWTSCLSMAVSLSPFSPHAVPVPVPILSLCLSPPCPHAVPVPAVVQAGRAV
- the CXXC1 gene encoding CXXC-type zinc finger protein 1 isoform X4, producing the protein MDSEFSDAEAAPGGEENAPVYCVCRKPDINCFMIGCDNCNEWFHGDCINITERMAKAIREWYCRQCREKDPSLEIRYRHKKWREKEHEGAKGQELEQGRAAKIKRSARMCGECEACRRPEDCGQCDFCRDMKKFGGPNKIRQKCRLRQCQLRARESYKYFPTSPWLSDAEDAPFLDPVLRKRAVKVKHVKRREKKSDKKKEERYKRHRQRARHRERRGHPERADARDPAGLGQCLGPGCTRPARPPSKYCSEACGIKLAANRIYEILPQRIQQWQQSPCVAEEHGKRLLERIRREQHQARLRLQEMERRFHELEGLIARAKGHPPREDEESTEGDSEDTDLQIFCVSCGHPINPKVALRHMERCYAKYESQTSFGSMYPTRIEGATRLFCDVYNPQSKTYCKRLQVLCPEHSRDPKVPADEVCGCPLVRDVFELTGDFCRVPKRKCHRHYCWEKLRRAEVDLERVRVWYKLDELFEHDCVTVPTLFPRCPCPHTVPVAVPTVSPRCPCPHSGTSWTSCLSMAVSLSPFSPHAVPVPVPILSLCLSPPCPHAVPVPAVVQAGRAV
- the CXXC1 gene encoding CXXC-type zinc finger protein 1 isoform X2, which translates into the protein MDSEFSDAEAAPGGEENAPVYCVCRKPDINCFMIGCDNCNEWFHGDCINITERMAKAIREWYCRQCREKDPSLEIRYRHKKWREKEHEGAKGQELEQGRAAKIKRSARMCGECEACRRPEDCGQCDFCRDMKKFGGPNKIRQKCRLRQCQLRARESYKYFPTSLARGREGDLELLKAQLGGPGPPESLSDEELPLDPRLYQELCAGAFDEHGLPWLSDAEDAPFLDPVLRKRAVKVKHVKRREKKSDKKKEERYKRHRQRARHRERRGHPERADARDPAGLGQCLGPGCTRPARPPSKYCSEACGIKLAANRIYEILPQRIQQWQQSPCVAEEHGKRLLERIRREQHQARLRLQEMERRFHELEGLIARAKGHPPREDEESTEGDSEDTDLQIFCVSCGHPINPKVALRHMERCYAKYESQTSFGSMYPTRIEGATRLFCDVYNPQSKTYCKRLQVLCPEHSRDPKVPADEVCGCPLVRDVFELTGDFCRVPKRKCHRHYCWEKLRRAEVDLERVRVWYKLDELFRQDSVPVPTLSPCCPHTVPVHILSLFPSCPCPHSGTSWTSCLSRTVSLSLHCPHAVPTLSLSLCLSPPCPHAVPVPTVVQAGQAV